The Juglans regia cultivar Chandler chromosome 2, Walnut 2.0, whole genome shotgun sequence genome includes a window with the following:
- the LOC109005013 gene encoding uncharacterized protein LOC109005013: protein MRAAHSRQKSYADNHHRQLDFEVGNKVFLRIAPMRGVMRFGKKGKLSPRFVGPFEILDLIGPVAYRVALPPALSGENLTYTEELMRIVERKEQVLRNCAIPLVKVVWNNYTISEASWELEEEMQLKYPQLFDSDHDNL from the exons ATGAGAGCAGCTCATAGTCGACAGAAGAGCTATGCAGATAACCATCATCGCCAATTAGATTTTGAGGTCGGgaataaggtattcttgaggattgcGCCAATGAGAGGGGTCatgaggtttggaaagaagggcaagTTGAGCCCTAGATTTGTCGGACcctttgagattcttgatctgATTGGCCCAGTGGCTTACAGGGTAGCCCTACCACCAGCACTCTCAGGG GAAAATTTGACTTATACAGAAGAGCTGATgcggattgtagagagaaaagaacaagtgttacgGAATTGTGCTATCCCATTAGTTAAAGTGGTATGGAATAATTATACTATCAGTGAAGCCTCCTGGgaattagaagaagaaatgcAACTCAAGTACCCACAGTTGTTCGACAGTGATCATGATAACTTGTGA